The window GGGATCTAGAACAATATATGAGGAGCATGCACACACGAGTTCACAGTTCAAGAAAGCCTGTGGAGAGCATGGCCGCAATCTTTCTTTTTTGCTCGCAAtttaatttgtgtgtgtgtgagagagagagagacgatgcgaagaagaggagaaagaggggTGGTATATATAGAGCCAGAGGAAgctgatcaatcgatcgatgcACTGAAGAAAGAGATGGTGGACAGACGTAATTGGACCCATATACTTTTGATCGATCCGTACGTACATACAtattcttttagaaaaaaaatactactaataTACATGATCAATTAATCATGATATATAAATCAGATTTTAATTTCTGGATTATTTATACGACGTCTATTCCATCTATGGTACGTACAGAATATTAATTATGTTGTGATcgatttctgaattctgatcgcCGATCGAGCcggtaacatatatatatatatatatatatatatatatatatatatatatatatatatatatatatatatatatatatatatatatatatatatatatatatatatatatatatatatatatatatatatatatatatatatatatatatatatatatatatatatatatatatatatatatatatataattcatcttGGAAATTAATGGCAAATTGCGTGCTAGCTGTATATAAGTACGGCCATCGTGGGGTGATGATCGACTCAATTAATTTGCATATTGTAATTAGCTAGCTACTGGATGCTAAACAATAAATTTGGTATGGACCAATTAATTAACCACTGGTAACATAAATAAAAATTCACCGTGTATATAGGAATCAAATCCTGGTGTACCCACATATATGAATTTTCAATAAAACTTTAGTAAGATCATGAATATGTCACTGGTTCTCTTGGAACATGCATGTGTGGCGCCTGCgatgtaataaaaaaatcaccATGTTTAATTGCTGGAGCAAATTAAAGCAAATTAAACGATGGACCAACCGTACCAACCGGTCGGATCGATCGAGGGGTAGCCGGCTTAGTGATATCTATCgatgatggatggatcgatcaagAGTACTATCAAGAGCTGCATGTACCTATATAGCTTTAACTTATTGACACTTTTCACGTGTGTATATCACCAACCAACCAGGCTGAGGCAGGCAGGATTCGAGACATGCGTGTACTATCATATTTATGCATCCACcgatatatcgatcgatcgattaccGTGGAGCCctcaaaaattaatttattatgtattGATAGACATCAATCGGTTTTATTCTAATTACATATCTCTGTTGAGTGATTAAGCATCTACAGTGTTTGCATTAGCTAAGCTTGCTAGCTAGTAGCTTAGTTAGTGTCTATCTGAATGGCTATGCATGTAGGAATGATCATACATCTTACCTACTTACTACTATGGGCCTGTTCGGCTGGCCGATACAGCTACTTCAGCTGCAGACACAACACAATACTATTTATGTTGGCTGCACAACAGTGAAATTAAGTGCAGCCGAACAGAGCCATATAATATATGATATGGATCAATGTCCCAATCGTCGCCACTATCATATTCTTACCTACTTAATAGAAGTGAACCACACGTATATGTGCATATCTACACCTACACATTATTAACAGAGTTTGAATATGAGATGTCatgtttatattaaaaaaaaggcacatGGTCTATATTAAAAACTAcaattttttaatgaaaatagAAGCGAAGAATTATATATCAAACTCAATTCTTAAAATGTAGGCTATTTAAGTTAAATAGTGCGCTAAGACTACCTCACAAAATaacctcccccctctctctctctctctctctccgctctcctccccctcccctcctctcctggtgtgaaaaaaaaaactctcctcTTTAACCAAACATTGGTCTATCGATCGCTAGGCTCCCCTCCGTCTCCTACTCCCTCTCCTTTCTGTGCCCTCAGTCCTCAtccactccccctctctctctctctctctctccttctgcTGTAAAAGAATTAATATTTTCATTATTTGAATGAAATTCACTTATTATTAAGAAAAAGATTAATCTGATCAAAATAATTTAATGTTGAGAGGGGTAAcgataatttttttcataaggaGGGAAAGGAGAGCCTACATGACCAACTTTCAAAAGTAAATTACCAGGATAAATTTTCTACATAGAGAGGTGGAAgagcaatttattttttttctgagagaGATAGAACCAATTTCTGGCTAAacatattaccaaaataaatttattatgccCTATATGCTTGGAGGGTTGAGAGTTCTTTTacgagaggagaagaggggggggggggggttgctAGAAGGAGTGAGATTTGGGATGGGTGAAGAGACTAGAGAAATAACTACTCCCTTTGTTCCCTCCTAGTACAACATTggcttattttggaacggaaggagtagtgTTTGGGTTGTTCGGGTAAATGCAAGagaattttttatattattaggAGGGAAGTGGGAGAGTGGATGAAAGGGGACAGTTGCTGTGTGAGACGCATTGTTTATCACTACATAAAAATTGCAATTGGATCTTGAAAAACAGGAGCTAAGATTTGCACCATCAATTAATTTGCAACATCAATTAATCCAACATTTCTACTTTTAAGATTTAGTGTAGCACAAAATACAAATACAATTGTATTGATATATTCCAAAATCATACTAGTAGCTAAGAGTTATAccaaaaacttttttttctaacattATGTTAAATTGTGCATAAAAATCCGTTAGCATATATAACACAACTATTAATACCATGTGCCTAATTAGTTTAGAACCTAGATATACTATTGGGATCAATTAGTAGCCTAAACTTCGGGCACTAAAAACAAATGGCATGTGTAAGTATCCCCCTGATATTTTGTAGGTGGGTCGCCTGGCCAGCTAAATTAACCTTGTCTTTTTCCGCTTTACACTAGTGGACTCGTCCATATTGTTTCCTTAATAATTCGCTGCTTTAATTATTTCCAGATCACCAACGGATGATAGATCAGTGCTACCTAAGCATAGTACACAGCACATTTGTATTGTTGCCCCGTGCGGCCAGCTCACCATCCAACCATGGCAATGCATGTGTTAGTTAGCTCCATGTGAAtgtgatccatccatccattcaaTCCCATATATGAATCTCATCATCAAATCATTAATTCCCAGATTATTGTGATTGGACCATCTAGCTACCAAAAAACacacgatcgatcgatgatgcGTGAGTTAATATCACAATGAAATTAACTGCATCCAAAGAGATCAATCAAGCATGTTACAGTCCAAATAATGCTGATGCTGCAAAACAACAAACATACATATATTATATGTTTTGTCACTCGATATGTGCTACTCGTAATACAGATACGGTTACATGTAATTTCACTGGATGGAGCAAAACAAACGCACACTGGTTAGTATGACAAGCAAACATGAAGCATCTCGATTGTTCTTCAGTTTCAGCTGCAGCCAGCTTCGAGGCTAGAGGATACATACTAGTAAGTAACTGAGGCTTCAATCCCCTTTATTCATTGAACGCTGACTTGTAGTGAGACTCGTCGATTGTTGAGTATATGTGCCCAATGTCAGCGAGGTAATCAATAGCTACCCTGCATAAATTAACAGAGAGCGAGGTAAGCATCAACCAGCAGCCATAATTTTTCGTCGAATTAATGTCTCGCTgttgcgtgtgtgtgtgtgagcgAAGGAGTGAAATACAGACTTGATCTTGGCCTCCGGTAGCCTGAAGCGCTTCACGATTTCATCAATGTGCACACCATGCTCGCTCTCGCTGTCAGTTTATTCGTTGGTCAAACAAGATGAGCAAAACAGCAGTCACCAGATCCTCAAATCTTAATACAATCGGTAGGCCGCTTCTTCAGCCAACACGACAATATTAACAGACAAATACTCTCCATTTCTCCTAGCTAGCAATCCTAGCCAATTCTACTTGTGTTTAATTGGAAAATCTAGGAAAAGTAGATATTGATGGAGCATCAGGTTTTCACGGGAGCTGGTATTTCTAAGCAgataaaaaaaggcaaaagaaACAGAGACATGCATTCGGAATTCATTCCTGAGTAATTGACTTTAAGTCTTTAACAGGACAAGCATTTCTTTTTCCTAGATGACAAGGAAGACGGATGTGCAACTTACACGTTTGCTGGTTCGCGGAAAACATTCAGCACTTCTGTGTTCAAATCAGTTTTTGATCCATTTGTTACACTGAGCACTGGTGCCTGTAAGGATGAGGGAATAAATCACGGCAGCACAGGAGTTTGATTGTTTGATCAATGCAATAACTGTAAATACAACTTACCGGGTTGGATTTCACAGAGGTCGGAGTGGTCATTTCACTGAAGCCATTGGAAGATGAGGATCCCATGGCAGAATATGTTTTTGCAGGGCTACCAATCTACAGTGTTGAAGGTAAGCATTAGTTCTTTTTTTGTTCAAACTCATGAACCTTCTAACTAATGAACACGAGATTGCTATCACGAGAGTATTTGTATAGAACAATTGTACATCACAGCAGCATACCTGTGATTTGGTGTTCTCTAAATGCATTCGCACGCACTGAATGAAATGCAGTGTGACCTCATTATAATCAGTTACAGGCCTGAAATGAACAAAATAAGAGAAAATTAGTTGCATGTCTTATTGCATATTTGCACCAGCAGAATATATGAATGTTACGTACCTGATAGCGAAAGCAGTAGCACGCTTCCTCTCCTGAAGCCCCTTGAGGCTACCAATGACAGAAACATACATTCCATTCctttaattaggaaaaaaaatagagttatGAGAAAAGGTGATGATCCTCAAGGAGAAAGATGCTAACAATCCTCAAAAATAAAAGATGATGAAGTGCATATATAGAAGCATAAATGGGAGCTATGACTGGTACGTACTGAACAGCAGCGGTTTCAGCAGAATCAGCACCATCATTGACCCTGTAAAATGGATGGAGATAAATAACCATGTAAATCTGCTGAAGCCATTGGCAAAAGAACAACAGGATGTTGTAGTAATTAACCTAATTTCAGAACTAAAGATGTAGGAGTACTACTTATATCATTGCCTTGAATACGAAAAGACAGACCAGATATGTGCTGATGCTCAACCAATGCTTCTAGAAACCAAAAGACACCGTTTGTAGTAGAATGTTTATACTAGTAGTAATTAGCATTCAGGATTGAAAAAACATTTTCCGAATTCCCGGCCTTGAATTGTTTGGAAGTCTAGAACGAGCAAGCTGAACTACAAGTAGTAGTAAACAAC of the Oryza sativa Japonica Group chromosome 2, ASM3414082v1 genome contains:
- the LOC4331236 gene encoding replication protein A 32 kDa subunit A, which codes for MMSFSQPDAFSPSQFTSSQNAAADSTTPSKSRGASSTMPLTVKQISEAQQSGITGEKGAPFVVDGVETANVRLVGLVSGKTERNTDVSFTIDDGTGRLDFIRWVNDGADSAETAAVQNGMYVSVIGSLKGLQERKRATAFAIRPVTDYNEVTLHFIQCVRMHLENTKSQIGSPAKTYSAMGSSSSNGFSEMTTPTSVKSNPAPVLSVTNGSKTDLNTEVLNVFREPANVESEHGVHIDEIVKRFRLPEAKIKVAIDYLADIGHIYSTIDESHYKSAFNE